The following proteins are encoded in a genomic region of Mycolicibacterium rutilum:
- a CDS encoding acyl-CoA dehydrogenase family protein: MRELVAAEAAESERLRTLSPAIVAAMWDTGLMSAFNPRQAGGAEPSFAEMIETWIEMAWQDGSFGWTGIANLPSSFAAAAYLPDAGFAEVFSANDNRVTMGGQFFPNGQGTAVPGGYRLTGAWSFGSGIGHSEYVAAGFLPMDGTEMRWVSEGVPDMQVAILPRADVSFNDGWHVQGLKGTGSYDYSIDDVFVPAERTFALFTREPLRGSSPATRMGMMPVTAAGHASWALGVAKSMLDDVQELAATKFRMSDMASLASRPTFQKGLAHHVAAWRAARLLVHDAFATAEASVAAGEDLTPGLRADMRVAAVYATDVARQCAEWAHLVAGTSSIREGTRLERAFRDLYTGTQHAFISEKVAIDAAQIWLGVIDDQFGL, from the coding sequence ATGCGTGAGCTGGTGGCGGCCGAAGCCGCGGAGTCGGAGCGGCTCCGCACGCTCAGCCCCGCGATCGTGGCGGCGATGTGGGACACCGGGCTGATGTCGGCGTTCAACCCGCGGCAGGCGGGCGGCGCCGAACCGTCGTTCGCGGAGATGATCGAAACCTGGATCGAGATGGCGTGGCAAGACGGCTCGTTCGGGTGGACCGGCATCGCCAATCTGCCGTCGTCGTTTGCAGCGGCGGCCTACCTGCCCGACGCCGGCTTCGCCGAGGTGTTCTCCGCGAACGACAACCGCGTGACGATGGGCGGACAGTTCTTCCCCAACGGGCAGGGCACCGCCGTGCCCGGCGGATACCGGCTCACCGGGGCGTGGAGCTTCGGGTCGGGCATCGGGCATTCGGAGTACGTCGCGGCCGGCTTCCTGCCGATGGACGGCACGGAGATGCGGTGGGTCAGCGAGGGCGTGCCCGACATGCAGGTCGCGATCCTGCCGCGCGCGGACGTCAGCTTCAACGACGGCTGGCATGTGCAGGGGCTCAAGGGAACCGGGTCCTACGACTACAGCATCGACGACGTGTTCGTGCCCGCGGAACGGACGTTCGCCCTGTTCACTCGCGAGCCCTTGCGCGGTTCCTCGCCGGCGACCCGGATGGGCATGATGCCGGTGACGGCGGCCGGTCACGCCTCGTGGGCGCTGGGCGTGGCCAAGAGCATGCTCGACGACGTGCAGGAGTTGGCCGCGACGAAGTTCCGGATGAGCGATATGGCGTCGCTGGCCAGTCGGCCCACCTTTCAGAAAGGACTGGCCCACCACGTCGCGGCGTGGCGGGCGGCGCGCCTGCTGGTGCACGACGCGTTCGCCACCGCCGAAGCCAGTGTCGCGGCGGGGGAGGACCTCACCCCGGGCCTGCGCGCTGACATGCGGGTCGCGGCCGTGTACGCCACCGATGTGGCGCGCCAGTGCGCGGAGTGGGCGCATCTGGTCGCGGGTACCAGTTCGATCCGTGAGGGCACCCGGCTGGAGCGCGCGTTCCGCGACTTGTACACCGGTACCCAGCACGCGTTCATCAGCGAGAAGGTGGCGATCGATGCGGCCCAGATCTGGTTGGGCGTCATCGACGATCAGTTCGGTCTCTGA
- a CDS encoding MOSC domain-containing protein: protein MHVIALNIAPGSRLPTRSVEAVVAEAGVGLVGDRYHGTKHRHVTLQSQELLDRAAADLGRPFDQAGTRRNVTVDAGEIPTRPGTRLLVGDVLLEVVRVSAPCRLLDDWIGPGAAAALRGRGGAACRLLSSGTIRLGDPVEVLPV, encoded by the coding sequence GTGCACGTCATCGCGCTGAACATCGCCCCGGGCAGTCGGTTGCCGACGCGCTCGGTCGAGGCGGTGGTCGCCGAGGCCGGCGTCGGGCTGGTCGGCGACCGGTATCACGGCACCAAGCACCGGCACGTCACCCTGCAGTCCCAGGAACTGCTCGACCGGGCGGCCGCCGATCTCGGTCGTCCCTTCGATCAGGCGGGCACGCGGCGCAACGTCACGGTCGACGCGGGTGAGATCCCGACGCGGCCCGGCACCCGGCTGCTCGTCGGCGACGTGCTGCTGGAGGTGGTGCGGGTGTCGGCGCCCTGCCGCCTGCTCGACGACTGGATCGGACCGGGCGCCGCCGCCGCCCTGCGTGGGCGCGGAGGCGCGGCCTGCCGCCTGCTCAGTTCGGGGACGATCCGGCTCGGAGACCCCGTCGAGGTGTTGCCGGTGTGA
- the ripD gene encoding NlpC/P60 family peptidoglycan-binding protein RipD, translating to MRRIYALVIGVALLATVPGVATAAPSARSAVNQQAVDLVIARGLAQRGVPFSYGGGDANGPTMGSGTADNVAGLDTEGHIVGLNPAVSTVGFDASGLMVYSFAGIGVKLPRSSGAQYTVGQKVLPSEALPGDLIFYGPNGNQSVALFLGNGQMLEATDPAVTVSPVRTNNMAPYLVRIIK from the coding sequence ATGAGACGCATTTACGCCTTGGTGATCGGTGTCGCCCTGTTGGCGACCGTCCCTGGGGTGGCGACTGCCGCACCGTCGGCACGGTCCGCGGTCAACCAGCAGGCCGTCGACCTCGTCATCGCCCGCGGACTGGCGCAGCGCGGCGTCCCGTTCTCCTACGGCGGCGGTGATGCCAACGGCCCGACGATGGGCAGCGGCACCGCTGACAATGTCGCGGGTCTCGACACCGAGGGGCACATCGTCGGTCTGAACCCGGCCGTGAGCACCGTCGGGTTCGACGCCTCGGGGCTGATGGTCTACTCGTTCGCCGGCATCGGGGTGAAGCTGCCCCGGTCGTCGGGTGCGCAATACACCGTCGGTCAGAAGGTGCTGCCGTCCGAGGCGCTGCCAGGAGATCTGATCTTCTACGGCCCCAACGGAAATCAGAGCGTCGCGCTGTTCCTGGGCAACGGCCAGATGCTCGAGGCCACCGATCCGGCCGTCACCGTGTCACCGGTGCGCACCAACAACATGGCGCCGTATCTGGTTCGCATCATCAAGTAA
- the lhgO gene encoding L-2-hydroxyglutarate oxidase, with the protein MSRLAVIGGGIVGVAVAREMLRRHPETEVTLFEKEDRLASHQTGRNSGVVHAGLYYQPGSQKALLCRRGVGLLEQYCAERDIRRIACGKVLVALTDDERSRLADIEQKALTNGVRGVRIIGAQELAEIEPNVRGIAALHSPSTSIVDFAAVTQALAGDAVATGAKICLGHEVVGLRATPTEVVVTTRTAGGEQEAAFDRVIACGGLQSDRLAEIAGDGPDPVIMPFRGEYYALKPHRRNLVNGLVYPVPDPRYPFLGVHVTPRVDGEVLIGPNAVLALAREGYSWREFSIADLTEVARTPAFWRFARQHWRTGMREMHGSLSKRRFVAAARAYVPDLSDDDVVPGSAGIRAQALDADGGLVDDFRISIRERVVVLRNAPSPAATSALAIAEHVVETLETAR; encoded by the coding sequence ATGAGCCGCCTCGCCGTCATAGGCGGCGGCATCGTCGGAGTCGCGGTCGCCCGCGAAATGCTGCGGCGCCACCCGGAAACCGAGGTGACGCTGTTCGAGAAGGAGGACCGCCTCGCGTCCCATCAGACCGGACGCAACAGCGGAGTCGTGCATGCCGGCCTGTACTACCAGCCCGGGTCGCAGAAGGCGCTGCTGTGTCGCCGCGGCGTGGGTCTGCTCGAACAGTACTGCGCCGAACGGGACATCCGCCGGATCGCGTGCGGCAAGGTATTGGTCGCCCTCACCGACGACGAACGATCCCGGCTCGCCGACATCGAGCAGAAGGCGCTGACCAACGGGGTTCGGGGCGTGCGGATCATCGGGGCGCAGGAGTTGGCCGAGATCGAGCCGAACGTGCGGGGCATCGCGGCGCTGCACTCGCCGTCGACGTCGATCGTCGACTTCGCCGCGGTGACCCAGGCGCTGGCCGGCGATGCGGTCGCCACAGGCGCGAAGATCTGCCTCGGCCACGAGGTGGTCGGGCTGCGCGCCACCCCCACCGAGGTGGTCGTCACCACCCGCACCGCCGGCGGCGAACAGGAGGCGGCCTTCGACCGGGTCATCGCCTGCGGCGGCCTGCAGAGCGACCGGCTGGCCGAAATAGCCGGTGACGGACCGGATCCCGTGATCATGCCGTTCCGCGGCGAGTACTACGCGCTCAAACCGCACCGCCGCAACCTCGTCAACGGCCTGGTGTATCCGGTCCCGGACCCCCGGTACCCGTTCCTGGGGGTGCACGTCACCCCGCGGGTCGACGGTGAGGTGCTGATCGGACCCAACGCCGTGCTCGCGCTGGCCCGTGAGGGTTACTCGTGGCGGGAGTTCTCGATTGCCGATCTCACCGAGGTCGCCAGGACACCGGCGTTCTGGCGGTTCGCGCGCCAACACTGGCGCACGGGTATGCGGGAGATGCACGGCTCGCTGTCGAAGCGCCGGTTCGTCGCCGCGGCGCGCGCCTACGTGCCCGACCTCAGCGACGACGACGTCGTCCCGGGCAGCGCCGGCATCCGTGCGCAGGCCCTCGACGCCGATGGCGGCCTCGTCGACGACTTCCGAATCAGCATCCGCGAGCGAGTGGTGGTATTGCGCAACGCGCCGTCTCCCGCCGCGACGTCGGCGCTCGCGATCGCCGAACATGTCGTCGAAACGTTGGAAACTGCAAGGTGA
- a CDS encoding SDR family oxidoreductase, which translates to MDLGIAGRTALVLGASGGLGGAIAVRLAEEGVNVAVAGRSSEGLAATAARVQATGAKAVPVVWDLADLDRIDTGVTEVERALGPVDILVNNTGGPPPTSASGQDAGTWRTNFDQMVLSVIALTDRVLPAMRQRGWGRILTSTSSGAHTPLPNLGLSNTLRASLHAWSKTVSDEVGRDGVTVNVIVPGRIETDRTRFLDQRRADREGRTAEDVMRDSAATMALGRYGRPDEYADVAAFLCSERASYITGSVVRVDGGLIRGIH; encoded by the coding sequence ATGGATCTCGGTATCGCCGGACGAACCGCCCTGGTGCTGGGTGCCAGCGGCGGGCTGGGCGGCGCGATCGCGGTACGGCTGGCCGAAGAGGGCGTCAACGTCGCGGTCGCCGGTCGGTCCAGCGAGGGCCTGGCCGCCACCGCAGCGCGGGTCCAGGCCACCGGCGCCAAGGCCGTGCCCGTGGTGTGGGACCTCGCCGACCTGGACCGCATCGATACCGGCGTGACCGAGGTGGAACGGGCCCTGGGACCGGTCGACATCCTGGTCAACAACACCGGCGGGCCACCGCCGACGTCGGCGTCCGGACAGGACGCCGGCACCTGGCGCACGAATTTCGACCAGATGGTGCTGTCGGTCATCGCGCTGACCGACCGGGTACTCCCGGCGATGCGGCAGCGAGGTTGGGGCCGCATCCTGACCTCCACCTCCTCGGGTGCGCATACCCCACTGCCCAACCTGGGCCTGTCGAACACGCTGCGCGCGAGCCTGCACGCCTGGTCCAAAACGGTGTCCGACGAGGTCGGGCGCGACGGGGTCACCGTGAACGTCATCGTGCCCGGCCGGATCGAGACCGACCGGACCCGCTTCCTCGACCAGAGGCGCGCCGACCGGGAAGGCCGCACGGCCGAGGACGTGATGCGCGACAGCGCGGCGACCATGGCGCTCGGCCGCTACGGCCGCCCCGACGAGTACGCCGACGTCGCGGCGTTTCTGTGCAGCGAAAGAGCTTCCTACATCACCGGTTCGGTCGTCCGCGTCGACGGCGGGCTGATCCGCGGCATCCACTGA
- a CDS encoding fumarylacetoacetate hydrolase family protein: MRLRTVQLSDGPAPCVRLRDGRLARIDRLLPDAPRDLLALLESERLDALAAVVDGTAAVADDYCVDTEAPVLAPWTRPRKILGIGLNYGAHAGDLGEQAPRSSPASFLKGDHTIVGPGRPIVVPPGIGKVTAEAELGLVIGRTCHQVGVDEALSYVAGVVPVLDQTAESVLMENPRYLTRVKNYPTFFAFGPELITLDEVLAHGPLSDLQVATIHNGAVHRKDTVAGMTFSPAELLSFHSQVMPFYPGDILSTGTPGAVGISPGDVVRCELGDGLAALTNPVR; the protein is encoded by the coding sequence ATGCGTTTACGCACCGTCCAGTTGTCCGACGGTCCCGCCCCGTGCGTCCGCCTGCGCGACGGGCGGCTGGCCCGGATCGATCGCCTGCTGCCCGACGCACCGCGAGACCTGTTGGCGCTGTTGGAGTCCGAGCGTCTCGATGCGTTGGCCGCAGTGGTCGACGGCACAGCTGCGGTGGCCGACGATTACTGCGTCGACACCGAGGCGCCGGTGCTCGCCCCGTGGACCCGTCCGCGCAAGATCCTCGGCATCGGGCTGAACTACGGCGCACACGCCGGTGATCTGGGCGAGCAGGCGCCGCGCTCCTCGCCGGCGTCGTTCCTCAAGGGCGACCACACCATCGTCGGACCCGGCCGGCCCATCGTCGTGCCGCCGGGCATCGGCAAGGTGACCGCCGAGGCTGAACTCGGTCTCGTGATCGGCCGCACGTGTCACCAGGTCGGCGTCGACGAGGCGCTGTCGTACGTCGCCGGTGTGGTGCCGGTGCTCGACCAGACCGCCGAGTCGGTGCTGATGGAGAACCCGCGCTACCTCACCCGTGTCAAGAACTATCCGACCTTCTTCGCCTTCGGTCCCGAGCTGATCACCCTCGACGAGGTGCTGGCGCACGGTCCGCTGTCGGACCTGCAGGTCGCGACCATCCACAACGGCGCCGTGCACCGCAAGGACACCGTCGCCGGGATGACCTTCTCCCCCGCCGAACTGCTCAGCTTCCACAGCCAGGTGATGCCGTTCTACCCAGGTGACATCCTGTCCACCGGAACGCCTGGCGCGGTGGGGATCTCGCCCGGTGACGTGGTGCGCTGCGAGCTCGGTGACGGTCTGGCCGCGCTGACGAACCCGGTGCGCTGA
- a CDS encoding class I SAM-dependent methyltransferase: MTKNSPAGPPAHHPDYLPAAGHDLFLPGYDLLTRVLGFSRAYRTLIDQADLRDGLSVLEVGCGTGNLTVRARRAAAIRAVGCDPDPRALARAQGKARGLTDLTFDRGYAQDLPYGDGEFDRVLSSMMWHHLDDRVKTAAAQEFFRVLRPGGSLHLVDIGGDVDTGDGLLARRIHRSPHAAGNLGDAIPRRLREAGFDCRQIGTQRVRLIGHVAFFRAVRPV; encoded by the coding sequence ATGACCAAAAATTCTCCTGCTGGACCTCCGGCCCATCACCCCGACTACCTGCCCGCCGCCGGCCACGACCTGTTCCTGCCTGGCTACGACCTGCTGACCCGGGTACTGGGCTTCAGCCGCGCCTACCGCACACTGATCGACCAGGCCGACCTGCGCGACGGTCTGTCCGTTCTCGAAGTGGGCTGCGGAACAGGCAATCTCACCGTCCGTGCCCGACGAGCCGCTGCCATCAGAGCGGTCGGCTGCGATCCCGACCCGCGGGCGCTGGCCCGCGCCCAAGGCAAGGCGCGCGGGCTGACCGACCTCACCTTCGACAGGGGTTACGCCCAGGACCTCCCGTACGGCGACGGCGAATTCGACCGGGTGCTCTCGTCGATGATGTGGCACCACCTCGACGACCGCGTGAAAACAGCTGCGGCACAGGAGTTTTTCCGGGTGCTGCGGCCCGGCGGCAGCCTGCACCTGGTCGACATCGGCGGCGACGTCGACACCGGGGATGGCCTGCTGGCCCGCCGCATCCACCGCAGCCCGCATGCCGCAGGCAACCTCGGTGATGCGATCCCGCGCCGGCTGCGCGAGGCCGGCTTCGACTGCCGGCAGATCGGCACGCAACGCGTCCGGCTGATCGGACACGTCGCGTTCTTCAGGGCGGTCCGACCGGTTTGA
- a CDS encoding helix-turn-helix transcriptional regulator: MTLASRLVRHRDGVPIYGYPTGPGAPPVSVARASNEELLQRGRHIHDFPALWFVPDSAVVLVAAAGEVLDPVARPDGGVGVFFDPAALESEGARPTWREHPLLFPFLHGEAGGLLELRLPAERVEPWRTAIASIEAELAERRDGYRQAALAHLVLLLIDLARVAVDVVGDLRHSGEPLLAEVFAVIDRRLGEPLSLRDVAADVGLSPGHLTTIVRRRTGRTVQDWIIERRMAASRRLLADTDLPVAEVAHRVGIADPGYFSRLFRRVHGTSPRTWRARPC, encoded by the coding sequence ATGACGCTGGCGTCCCGGTTGGTCCGGCACCGCGACGGGGTGCCGATCTACGGCTACCCGACCGGTCCCGGCGCTCCCCCGGTTTCTGTCGCGCGGGCCAGCAACGAAGAACTGCTGCAACGGGGCAGACATATTCACGACTTCCCGGCGCTGTGGTTCGTCCCGGACTCTGCGGTGGTGTTGGTGGCGGCGGCCGGCGAAGTCCTCGACCCCGTGGCCCGGCCGGACGGTGGTGTCGGCGTGTTCTTCGATCCGGCGGCGCTGGAGTCAGAGGGTGCGCGGCCGACCTGGCGCGAGCACCCGCTGCTGTTCCCGTTCCTGCACGGCGAGGCGGGCGGGCTGCTGGAGCTGCGGCTGCCGGCCGAGCGGGTGGAGCCGTGGCGGACGGCGATCGCCTCGATCGAAGCCGAACTGGCCGAACGCCGCGACGGCTACCGGCAGGCGGCGCTGGCACACCTGGTTCTGCTGCTGATCGATCTCGCCCGTGTCGCGGTCGATGTCGTCGGCGACCTGCGCCACTCGGGAGAGCCGCTGCTCGCCGAGGTGTTCGCGGTGATCGACCGCCGCCTGGGCGAACCGCTGTCGCTGCGCGACGTCGCCGCCGACGTGGGTCTGTCGCCCGGGCACCTCACCACGATCGTGCGTCGCCGCACGGGTCGCACCGTGCAGGACTGGATCATCGAGCGGCGGATGGCCGCGAGCCGGCGACTGCTGGCCGACACCGACCTGCCGGTCGCCGAGGTCGCTCACCGCGTGGGTATCGCCGACCCGGGCTACTTCAGCAGGCTCTTCCGCCGCGTTCACGGCACCTCGCCGCGGACCTGGCGCGCACGGCCCTGCTGA
- the aceA gene encoding isocitrate lyase ICL2 translates to MAIIETDAAAQTPFERDVAATQRYFDSPRFDGIIRLYSARQVVEQRGTIPSDYIVAREAATAFYERLRELYAQKKSITTFGPYSPGQAVTMKRMGIEGIYLGGWATSAKGSTTEDPGPDLASYPLSQVPEEAAGLVRALLTADRNQEYLRLQMSEKQRAATPAVDFRPFIIADADTGHGGDPHVRNLIRRFVEAGVPGYHIEDQRPGTKKCGHQGGKVLVPSDEQIKRLNTARFQLDIMRVPGIIVARTDAEAANLIDSRADERDQPFLLGVTNLRIPSYKSCYLAMMRRFYEAGVTELNGHLLYALPDGEYATANAWLDQHGIGEAVRQAAAEYQDRPDGAIDEIFDGAESKFVDAWQIDAGLMTYGEAVAELLEFRESEGERLDMSVADWREFAQRAPLYTAREKAREIGAAVGWDCELAKTPEGYYQVRGGIPYAIAKSLAAAPFADILWMETKTADLADAREFAEAIHAEFPDQMLAYNLSPSFNWDTTGMTDDEMRAFPEELGKLGFVFNFITYGGHQVDGVASEEFATALQQDGMLALARLQRKMRLVESPYRTPQTLVGGPRSDAALAASSGRLATTKAMGKGSTQHQHLVQTEVPKKLLEEWLAMWGEHYQLDEKLRVQLFPTRPGSDVLELGIYGERGDGEDEKLANVIVDPIKDRHGRSILTVRDQNTFAEKLRQKRLMSVVHLWLIHRFKAEIVYYVTPTEDNIYQTEKMKSHGIFSDVYQEVGEIIVADVNQPRIEELLAADREALGRLIRKED, encoded by the coding sequence ATGGCCATCATCGAAACGGACGCCGCAGCCCAAACCCCGTTCGAGCGGGATGTCGCGGCCACTCAGCGGTACTTCGACAGCCCGCGGTTCGACGGGATCATCCGGCTCTACTCGGCCCGCCAGGTCGTCGAGCAGCGGGGCACGATCCCGTCGGACTACATCGTCGCGCGGGAAGCGGCCACCGCCTTCTACGAGCGGCTGCGCGAGCTGTACGCCCAGAAGAAGAGCATCACCACGTTCGGGCCGTACTCGCCGGGGCAGGCCGTGACGATGAAGCGGATGGGCATCGAGGGTATCTACCTCGGCGGCTGGGCGACCTCGGCGAAAGGGTCGACCACCGAGGACCCCGGCCCCGACCTCGCCAGCTACCCGCTCAGCCAGGTGCCCGAGGAAGCCGCCGGCCTGGTCCGCGCCCTGCTCACCGCCGACCGCAACCAGGAGTATCTGCGGTTGCAGATGTCGGAGAAGCAGCGCGCCGCCACTCCCGCGGTCGATTTCCGGCCGTTCATCATCGCCGACGCGGACACCGGGCACGGCGGAGACCCCCACGTGCGCAACCTGATTCGACGTTTTGTCGAGGCCGGTGTGCCGGGTTACCACATCGAGGATCAGCGTCCCGGCACCAAGAAGTGCGGCCACCAGGGCGGCAAGGTGCTGGTGCCGTCCGACGAGCAGATCAAGCGGCTCAACACCGCCCGCTTCCAACTCGACATCATGCGGGTGCCGGGCATCATCGTCGCCCGCACCGACGCGGAGGCCGCGAACCTCATCGACAGCCGCGCCGACGAACGCGATCAGCCGTTCCTGCTCGGCGTGACCAACCTGCGGATCCCGTCGTACAAGTCCTGCTATCTGGCGATGATGCGGCGGTTCTACGAGGCCGGCGTCACCGAACTCAACGGCCACCTGCTCTACGCGCTGCCCGACGGCGAGTACGCCACCGCCAACGCGTGGCTGGACCAGCACGGCATCGGCGAGGCGGTGCGGCAGGCCGCCGCGGAGTATCAGGATCGGCCCGACGGCGCGATCGACGAGATCTTCGACGGGGCGGAGTCGAAGTTCGTCGACGCGTGGCAGATCGACGCCGGCCTGATGACCTACGGCGAGGCCGTCGCCGAACTGCTGGAGTTCCGCGAGAGCGAGGGCGAGCGACTCGACATGAGCGTCGCCGACTGGCGCGAGTTCGCGCAGCGCGCACCGCTGTACACAGCGCGGGAGAAGGCCCGCGAGATCGGCGCCGCGGTCGGGTGGGACTGTGAACTGGCCAAGACGCCGGAGGGCTACTACCAGGTGCGCGGCGGCATCCCGTACGCGATCGCCAAGTCGCTGGCCGCGGCGCCGTTCGCCGACATCCTGTGGATGGAGACCAAGACCGCCGACCTGGCCGATGCCCGCGAGTTCGCCGAGGCGATCCACGCCGAGTTCCCCGACCAGATGCTGGCCTACAACCTGTCGCCGTCGTTCAACTGGGACACGACCGGCATGACCGACGACGAGATGCGCGCGTTCCCTGAGGAACTCGGCAAGCTGGGGTTCGTGTTCAACTTCATCACCTACGGCGGGCACCAGGTCGACGGTGTGGCGTCGGAGGAGTTCGCCACCGCGCTGCAGCAGGACGGCATGCTGGCGCTGGCCCGGTTGCAGCGCAAGATGCGCCTGGTCGAATCTCCCTACCGCACACCGCAGACGCTCGTCGGCGGACCGCGCAGCGACGCCGCGTTGGCGGCCTCCTCGGGCCGGTTGGCGACGACGAAAGCGATGGGCAAGGGTTCGACGCAGCATCAGCACCTGGTGCAGACCGAGGTGCCCAAGAAGCTGCTCGAGGAGTGGCTGGCAATGTGGGGCGAGCACTATCAGCTCGACGAGAAGCTGCGGGTGCAGCTGTTCCCGACCCGGCCCGGCTCGGATGTGCTCGAACTCGGGATCTACGGTGAGCGCGGCGACGGTGAGGACGAGAAGCTGGCCAACGTCATCGTCGATCCGATCAAGGACCGGCATGGGCGCAGCATTCTGACCGTCCGCGACCAGAACACCTTCGCCGAAAAGCTCCGTCAGAAGCGGCTGATGAGCGTCGTGCACCTCTGGCTGATCCACCGCTTCAAGGCCGAGATCGTCTACTACGTCACGCCGACCGAGGACAACATCTATCAGACCGAGAAGATGAAGTCGCACGGCATCTTCAGCGACGTGTACCAGGAGGTCGGCGAGATCATCGTGGCCGACGTCAACCAGCCGCGCATCGAGGAGCTCCTGGCAGCCGACCGCGAGGCGCTGGGCCGGCTGATCCGCAAGGAGGACTGA